A segment of the Lactobacillus sp. ESL0700 genome:
GGCGGTAGAATTGTTAGTAAAATATGTGGAATAATTCATTTTTCTTCCTAGTAAGATATTGAAAATAAAAGGGAAATAGTAATGACAGAAATTAAATTAGTGCGAATTTATGATCATGAACAGCCTGCTGGTTACCGAATTTTAGTTGATCGGTTATGGCCACGTGGAATGAGTAAGGTTAAGGCTGATTTGGATGAATGGGCAAAAGAAGTGGGTCCAAGTAGTGACTTGCGCAAATGGTTTAATCATGAAGATGCGAAGTTTGCCTCTTTTAAGCAAAAATATTTTGCAGAATTACAGGAAAATCCGACGCTGCCGCAATTTTTAGAGTTGGTAAAAACGCAGCTAACTAAGCAAGATGTCTTGTTTTTATATGGTGCGAAAAATAAAGAGCACAACCAAGCGGTTGTACTCAAAGAATATGTGCTGCAGGCCTTATAATTTATGGCCGTGGCGTTTAATTCGCCAGAAGTGAAAGGCGATTGTTAGTAAAAGAATGCCAAAGACAATCATTGCGAACAGTGTGTTTGGTAGTTCGTAATTAAATGGCGGCAGCGACAGTAGCAGTTTAAGTGCAATAATCCCGATTAAGACGTAGGCCATTGGTTGTAATTCCGGAATAATATCCATCAATCTGATAATGACTTCGGCTACGCCCCGCATGCACAAAATTCCAATCATTCCGCCGATTAGAACAACTACTGGATTGCTGGAAACAGCCAGTGCCGCTAAAACTGAGTCAATCGAAAAGACAATATCCATTGCTTCAATCGAAATAACTGTGCGCCAAAAGAGGGACAAGACATGTTTGCCCTTCTTTTTTTGATGAGCCAAAATCTTTTCTTCTTCGGCTTTTTCTTTTGCGGCTGCTTTTTGCGGGTGGCGCTGATCATAGAAAAACTTGATGGCGAGGTAAAACAGGTAGAAGCTGCCGGCCAGTTTAATCTCCCAAAAATTAATCAGGTAAGTTCCGATCCCAATAACGATAAAACGGAAAATATATGCGCCCCAAAGACCATAGAACAAGGACTTTTCTTGTTGCTTTTTATCAGGTAAGACTTTTGTCTGCGCGGCTAAAACGACCGCATTGTCAACGGACAATAGACATTCCATCAAAATCAGGGTAAGGATGACCATCCAATCCTTGCCGCTGGTTAAGACGTGCAGCCAATTGCTAGCACTGAAAAAGGGGGCATACATTTTAATAATTGACATCTAAAAACTCTTTTCTAAATTAATGAGGTGTTTCTTGTAGTTATTGCCAAGGCGGTACTGACCATAAGTGCCATCAGCGCGAATTACCCGATGACACGGAATGAAAAACAAAACGGGATTCAGAGCCACAGCGTGAGCCACTGCTCGAACAGCTTGCGGCTGCCCAATTGCCTGGGCTAGTTCTTGATAACTGATTGTTTGACCATAAGGGATTTGCCTTACTTGCTCGAGGACTTTTCGCTGCCAAGGTGTGACTATCCGGCTAATACTTAGTGGCACGTCGAACTCTTCCCTAGTTCCAGTTAAAAATTCCCGTAATTCTTGGACATAAGGCGTGAGTCTTGCCGGATCAGGCG
Coding sequences within it:
- a CDS encoding DUF488 family protein yields the protein MTEIKLVRIYDHEQPAGYRILVDRLWPRGMSKVKADLDEWAKEVGPSSDLRKWFNHEDAKFASFKQKYFAELQENPTLPQFLELVKTQLTKQDVLFLYGAKNKEHNQAVVLKEYVLQAL
- a CDS encoding TerC family protein translates to MSIIKMYAPFFSASNWLHVLTSGKDWMVILTLILMECLLSVDNAVVLAAQTKVLPDKKQQEKSLFYGLWGAYIFRFIVIGIGTYLINFWEIKLAGSFYLFYLAIKFFYDQRHPQKAAAKEKAEEEKILAHQKKKGKHVLSLFWRTVISIEAMDIVFSIDSVLAALAVSSNPVVVLIGGMIGILCMRGVAEVIIRLMDIIPELQPMAYVLIGIIALKLLLSLPPFNYELPNTLFAMIVFGILLLTIAFHFWRIKRHGHKL
- a CDS encoding methylated-DNA--[protein]-cysteine S-methyltransferase; translated protein: MLYYADLAIDHVTFQLVADESGLTYVGQTNAATLPLSHFYPNEKLLPDPPDPARLTPYVQELREFLTGTREEFDVPLSISRIVTPWQRKVLEQVRQIPYGQTISYQELAQAIGQPQAVRAVAHAVALNPVLFFIPCHRVIRADGTYGQYRLGNNYKKHLINLEKSF